Proteins encoded within one genomic window of Felis catus isolate Fca126 chromosome C1, F.catus_Fca126_mat1.0, whole genome shotgun sequence:
- the PAQR7 gene encoding membrane progestin receptor alpha, translating into MATMVAQKLSHLLPSLRQAHQEPRPARRPEPVFTVDRAEVPPLFWKPYIYVGYRPLHQTWHFYFRTLFQQHNEAVNVWTHLLAAVVLLLRLAVFVGTVGIWGDPHALPLFILLLASFTYLSFSALAHLLQAKSEFWHYSFFFLDYVGVAVYQFGSALAHFYYAIEPAWHARVQAVFLPVAAFLAWLSCTGSCYNKYIQKPGLLGRTCQEVPSALAYALDISPVVHRILVSPDPTSDDPALLYHKCQVVFFLLAAAFFSTFMPERWFPGSCHVFGQGHQLFHVFLVLCTLAQLEAVALDYEARRPIYEPLHTRWPHNFSGLFLLTVGSSVLTAFLLSQLVRHRLNRKAQ; encoded by the coding sequence ATGGCCACGATGGTGGCCCAGAAGCTCAGCCATCTCCTGCCCAGTTTGCGGCAGGCCCACCAGGAGCCTCGGCCGGCCAGGCGGCCAGAGCCCGTGTTCACAGTGGACCGTGCCGAAGTGCCACCGCTCTTCTGGAAGCCGTACATCTACGTGGGCTACCGGCCGCTGCATCAGACCTGGCACTTCTACTTCCGCACGCTGTTCCAGCAGCACAACGAGGCGGTGAACGTGTGGACCCACCTGCTGGCAGCCGTCGTGCTGCTGCTGCGGCTGGCCGTCTTCGTGGGGACCGTGGGCATCTGGGGAGACCCGCACGCGCTGCccctcttcatcctcctcctcgCGTCCTTCACCTACCTCTCCTTCAGCGCCTTGGCTCACCTCCTGCAGGCCAAGTCCGAGTTCTGGCATTACAGTTTCTTCTTCCTGGACTACGTGGGCGTGGCCGTGTACCAGTTCGGCAGCGCCCTGGCACACTTCTACTACGCCATCGAGCCTGCCTGGCACGCCCGGGTGCAGGCCGTCTTCCTGCCCGTGGCCGCCTTTCTCGCCTGGCTTTCTTGCACTGGCTCCTGCTACAACAAGTACATCCAGAAGCCTGGCCTGCTGGGCCGCACTTGCCAGGAGGTGCCCTCAGCGCTGGCCTACGCGCTGGACATCAGCCCCGTGGTGCATCGCATCCTGGTGTCCCCTGACCCTACCTCAGACGACCCGGCTCTTCTCTACCACAAGTGCCAGGTGGTCTTCTTCCTGCTGGCCGCCGCTTTCTTCTCCACCTTCATGCCTGAGCGCTGGTTTCCTGGCAGCTGCCACGTCTTCGGGCAGGGCCACCAGCTCTTCCATGTCTTCCTGGTGCTGTGCACGCTGGCCCAGCTGGAGGCCGTGGCACTGGACTACGAGGCCCGGCGGCCCATCTATGAGCCTCTGCATACCCGCTGGCCCCACAACTTCTCTGGCCTCTTTCTGCTCACCGTGGGCAGCAGTGTCCTGACCGCGTTCCTCCTGAGCCAGCTGGTACGGCACAGACTCAACCGGAAGGCCCAGTga